GCGACGAAGGCGTACGGCGCGGAGGTCGAGCTCGCGGGCGTCACGGTGGACGAGGCGCTCCAGGCGGCGCGGGAGTACGCGGAGAAGTGCGGCAGCGTGCTCATCCACCCGTTCGACCACGCGGACGTCATCGCGGGCCAGGGCACGGTCGGGCTGGAGATCCTCGACCAGGTGCCGGACCTGCGGACGGTGGTGGTCTGCACGGGCGGCGGCGGGCTGGTGTCGGGCATCGCGGTGGCGGTGAAGGCGCTCCGGCCGGACGTGCGGGTGGTGGCGGTGCAGGCGGAGCAGGCGGCGGCGTTCCCCGCGTCGTTAGCGGCCCACCGGCCGGTGCCGCTGGACGGCATGGCGACGATCGCCGACGGCATCGCGGTCGGGATGCCGGGCGAGGTGACGTTGCGGCACGTCGCGGCGCTGGTGGACGACGTCGTGACCGTCTCCGAGGAGGCGATGTCGCGCGCGCTGCTGATGCTGCTGGAACGCGCCAAGCTCGTCGTGGAGCCCGCCGGAGTCGCGGCCGTGGCGGCGGTGATGGAACGCCCCGAGGCGTTCGAGGCGCCGGTCGTCGCGGTGCTCTCCGGCGGCAACGTCGACCCGTTGCTGATGCTCCGCGTCATCCGGCACGGCCTCATCGCGGCCGGGCGGTACCTGTCGTTCCGGCTGCGCATCCCGGACCGGCCGGGCGAGCTGGCGCGGCTGCTCAACGTCCTCGCCGACGCGGGCGCGAACGTCCTCGACGTCGAGCACCTGCGTACCGGCCCGAAGCTGCACCTGGACGAGGTCGAGGTGTCGTTGCAGCTCGAGACGCGCGGGGCGGGGCACTGCGAGGA
This sequence is a window from Mycobacteriales bacterium. Protein-coding genes within it:
- the ilvA gene encoding threonine ammonia-lyase; protein product: MTDGLVQLADVRAAASLLDGVAIRTPVEGSRFLSAAVGGQVALKCENLQRTGSFKIRGAYVRIARLPEPERRNGVVAASAGNHAQGVALAATMLGTTSRVFMPEGAPLPKIAATKAYGAEVELAGVTVDEALQAAREYAEKCGSVLIHPFDHADVIAGQGTVGLEILDQVPDLRTVVVCTGGGGLVSGIAVAVKALRPDVRVVAVQAEQAAAFPASLAAHRPVPLDGMATIADGIAVGMPGEVTLRHVAALVDDVVTVSEEAMSRALLMLLERAKLVVEPAGVAAVAAVMERPEAFEAPVVAVLSGGNVDPLLMLRVIRHGLIAAGRYLSFRLRIPDRPGELARLLNVLADAGANVLDVEHLRTGPKLHLDEVEVSLQLETRGAGHCEEVLAALRAERYPLVFG